The Acyrthosiphon pisum isolate AL4f unplaced genomic scaffold, pea_aphid_22Mar2018_4r6ur Scaffold_9937;HRSCAF=10539, whole genome shotgun sequence genomic sequence GTACGATAGTACGATACATCAGTTTATAAATCGTGAACAaattttgtgtatttattactattttaataatttgacttAGTATTTGCTGATCACTCGGCAAGTGTGTagctttctattttttttcgaacAAGAAACaggtacaaattatttatactaaattaatgtgtttttaaactATGCAGAtagtttaactattaaaaataataatgaataataaaaagaaacgaAGTGGAGCAATAAATCGAagtatcaagaaaaaaaaagcaaatgAAGACGTACAATTGTCAAAACAAATGAAAGACTGGTTTTCTAAAGGTTCTGTTTCAGATGAAAAATCGGTTGAATTAGTGTCAAACTTGAAATAATATCAAGAAGATAAAGGTTAGTTTGTTTtctaattaaaagttaaggtaGTAAAACTGTAAAACTGCTCCGGTTTTCTTCATTTATTACAAATGATTCACGATTATAAGCTTAAAGAATCGTATCCAAATATTGAAATTGCTATAAGGATTTTTCTCTCAAAGCTCATTACAACAGCTTCATGTGAAAGGAGTTTCAGTAaacttaaattgataaaaacataCTTAAGATCAACAATGGCTCAAGAGAGATTATCAAGCATGGCCATACTTTCAATAGAAACAGAAATCGCTAGTAAATTGGATTACGAAGAAGTTATTGACAAATTTGCCGACACAAAAGCAAGGAAAATAtcgttataaataatgattatttcatttttattattattaattattattttgaaataccttataaataaatttgtaaaattcgaATTGATTTgtttcacatataatataaggttgAGAATTATAAACT encodes the following:
- the LOC100570249 gene encoding uncharacterized protein LOC100570249 codes for the protein MNNKKKRSGAINRSIKKKKANEDVQLSKQMKDWFSKGSVSDEKSCSGFLHLLQMIHDYKLKESYPNIEIAIRIFLSKLITTASCERSFSKLKLIKTYLRSTMAQERLSSMAILSIETEIASKLDYEEVIDKFADTKARKISL